From a single Arachis hypogaea cultivar Tifrunner chromosome 3, arahy.Tifrunner.gnm2.J5K5, whole genome shotgun sequence genomic region:
- the LOC112791471 gene encoding uncharacterized protein, translated as MWMATQILILKRFPIITKPLFLSFSYSSSSEDVVETAICILTHNRSKSRWTTLHSLYPNGFSPIQFSKIALGIKNKPHLALHFFQWTKSKCLCNHNLHSYSTIIHLLARARLKTHAQEAITLAIRASLNHEHSSLDSPPLKLFEHLIKTYRLCDSAPFVFDLLIRSCLESNKLEPSIQIVRMLMSRGNIPKVCTLNSLLSRVCKLQGFDAGHGIYREFFGLVEVKDKILKRGFGFRVSPNAHTYNVLMLRCYQDGLMGKVEEIWNEMGTSNCAPNAYSYTLLMAAFCDEGRMVDAERLWEEMENKKMELDVVCYNTIIGGFCKIGDVGRAEEFFTKMQLGGIDSTNATYEHFVKAYCSIGDVDSAVLVYNDMCRRGFRPCALILDMMVVLLCDKCRVDEAIEFLGNAVCRYDLVPKEKSYEVLIKGLCSEGKMEKALKLQAEMVGIGHHQPNLEIYSAFVDGYTRQGKDEMAESLRKEMVQTQMQSFRE; from the coding sequence ATGTGGATGGCGACTCAAATCCTCATATTGAAACGCTTCCCAATAATCACGAAACCTCTGTTTCTCTCCTTCTCATATTCTTCATCCTCCGAGGATGTGGTAGAAACCGCCATATGCATCCTCACCCACAACCGCTCCAAATCCCGTTGGACCACCCTCCACTCCCTTTACCCCAACGGCTTTAGCCCCATCCAGTTTTCCAAAATTGCCCTCGGCATAAAGAACAAACCCCACCTCGCCCTCCATTTTTTCCAATGGACCAAATCCAAATGCCTTTGCAACCACAACCTTCACTCTTACTCCACCATCATCCACCTTCTCGCACGTGCCCGCCTTAAAACTCATGCACAAGAAGCCATCACTCTCGCCATTCGTGCCTCCCTAAACCACGAACATTCTAGTTTAGATTCGCCACCTTTGAAGCTCTTTGAGCACCTTATCAAGACCTATCGGCTCTGTGATTCTGCCCCCTTCGTCTTCGACTTGTTGATTCGCTCTTGTTTGGAGTCCAATAAGCTTGAACCTTCGATTCAGATCGTTAGAATGTTAATGTCCCGCGGGAACATTCCCAAAGTTTGCACATTGAACAGTTTGCTTTCTAGGGTTTGCAAGCTTCAAGGTTTTGATGCTGGCCATGGGATTTATAGGGAGTTTTTTGGGTTGGTTGAGGTAAAAGACAAGATTTTGAAAAGGGGTTTTGGTTTTAGGGTATCCCCTAATGCACATACCTATAATGTATTGATGCTACGTTGTTATCAGGATGGTTTGATGGGGAAAGTTGAAGAAATTTGGAATGAGATGGGTACATCGAATTGTGCACCCAATGCATATAGCTACACTCTATTGATGGCTGCTTTTTGTGATGAAGGAAGAATGGTGGATGCTGAGAGGTTGTGGGAAGAAATGGAGAATAAAAAAATGGAACTTGATGTTGTTTGTTATAATACTATCATTGGTGGGTTTTGCAAAATTGGAGATGTTGGTAGAGCTGAGGAGTTTTTCACAAAGATGCAATTGGGTGGTATTGACAGCACTAATGCAACTTATGAGCATTTTGTTAAGGCATATTGCAGTATTGGGGATGTTGATTCAGCTGTTCTTGTATATAATGATATGTGTAGGAGGGGATTTAGGCCTTGTGCATTGATCCTTGACATGATGGTTGTGTTACTTTGTGATAAGTGTAGGGTTGACGAAGCAATTGAGTTTCTTGGGAATGCAGTTTGTAGATATGATTTGGTTCCCAAAGAGAAGAGTTATGAGGTGTTGATAAAGGGGTTGTGTTCTGAAGGGAAAATGGAAAAAGCTTTGAAGCTTCAAGCAGAGATGGTAGGAATAGGGCATCATCAACCGAATTTAGAGATATATAGTGCTTTTGTTGATGGGTACACTAGGCAAGGGAAGGATGAAATGGCAGAAAGTTTGAGGAAGGAAATGGTGCAAACACAGATGCAGAGTTTCAGAGAATAG